A genomic region of Tigriopus californicus strain San Diego chromosome 1, Tcal_SD_v2.1, whole genome shotgun sequence contains the following coding sequences:
- the LOC131887986 gene encoding uncharacterized protein LOC131887986, which yields MMFFYRSWAAKLNLEDPRDPYNDVIYSQFLYHRWGYGALLVITLILGLLFNLAFVSSFLGNRHIRKMPHWTFLCLSVRDLLVSVILIPIVINWFVVNLGFWEGGKFLCELAGFFDFFLLAEYPLILVTLGITLYTRQYSQEGGLDLPMDELDPMNHPGMRDLTSRSRTPSVAQGRTPYQSRGPSRAPSVMGSEAGYRPGRQPGPPQDTRTPFYVAPHSAGSVTGSIEGRLAAGRMSGGRRIVQQGPPSMQGSRYGTPRSTASALPPHMRNQSFRTSSPLHEVDETGSLGEVDDLFDSVSLDYPGREFESPKGWDFLMDMEVHYHTWHTALLCFTWVLSIGVGIPAALIIDHLPSQRPGCLVPVDPFSNPYVSTIDDPGYNLMISMFSLFYLIAALGLIVFLCLILYHKMADKRFRTFLKMYIVLSVIFVVSRSPVDIIQFKALIEAARGFNLKDHYEIEYEVILIWFTYLPLILNPIVYFSYLSDYRKGTQTFLRKICGCKSKEELSDERMSQYKEEIIKTEKENGSRTQVSNIL from the coding sequence atgatgttctttTACCGCTCGTGGGCGGCCAAATTGAACTTGGAAGATCCCCGAGATCCATACAACGATGTCATCTACAGTCAGTTTCTATACCATCGATGGGGTTACGGCGCTCTTCTCGTCATCACCTTGATCCTGGGACTCCTCTTCAACTTGGCATTTGTGTCCTCGTTCTTGGGCAACAGGCACATCCGCAAGATGCCCCATTGGACGTTTCTGTGCCTGAGTGTTCGAGATCTGCTCGTTTCAGTGATTCTTATCCCCATAGTTATTAACTGGTTCGTGGTCAACCTCGGcttttgggagggaggcaaGTTCCTATGCGAATTGGCTGGATTCTTCGACTTTTTCCTCTTAGCAGAATACCCCTTGATTTTGGTGACTTTGGGCATTACTCTTTACACCAGACAATATTCTCAAGAAGGAGGACTCGACCTACCCATGGACGAATTGGATCCTATGAACCATCCGGGCATGCGTGACCTCACTAGCCGTAGTCGCACTCCCTCTGTAGCCCAAGGTAGGACGCCTTATCAATCTCGAGGGCCTTCGCGAGCTCCCTCTGTCATGGGCTCGGAGGCTGGTTACCGACCGGGACGCCAGCCCGGGCCACCCCAGGACACTCGGACACCTTTTTATGTGGCCCCTCATAGCGCCGGATCAGTCACTGGGTCCATTGAAGGGCGACTGGCTGCCGGGCGGATGTCAGGAGGGCGGAGGATTGTCCAACAGGGTCCGCCCTCTATGCAGGGATCTCGATACGGCACACCTCGTAGCACTGCCTCAGCCCTGCCACCTCATATGCGGAACCAATCTTTCCGTACTAGCTCACCCCTGCACGAGGTGGACGAAACTGGTTCGCTGGGGGAAGTCGACGATCTATTCGATTCAGTGTCTCTGGATTATCCAGGACGAGAATTCGAATCACCCAAAGGCTGGGATTTCCTCATGGACATGGAGGTGCATTACCACACGTGGCACACGGCCCTGTTGTGTTTCACTTGGGTCTTGTCCATAGGCGTGGGCATTCCTGCAGCGCTTATCATTGATCATCTTCCATCGCAACGCCCAGGTTGCTTGGTGCCCGTGGACCCGTTCAGTAACCCCTACGTTAGCACTATTGACGATCCCGGATACAATCTCATGATATCCATGTTCAGTTTGTTTTACTTGATTGCAGCCCTGGGTTTGATCGTGTTCTTGTGCTTAATTTTGTATCACAAAATGGCCGACAAGCGGTTTCGCACGTTCCTCAAGATGTACATAGTGCTGTCGGTAATATTCGTGGTCTCGCGCTCCCCAGTGGATATCATCCAGTTTAAAGCGCTTATTGAAGCTGCTCGAGGATTCAACCTCAAAGATCATTACGAGATTGAGTACGAGGTGATCCTCATTTGGTTCACCTACCTCCCTCTGATTCTGAATCCGATCGTTTACTTCTCGTACTTGAGCGACTACAGGAAAGGAACGCAAACCTTCCTACGCAAGATTTGCGGTTGTAAGTCCAAAGAAGAGCTTTCCGACGAGCGCATGTCGCAGTACAAAGAGGAAATTATCAAAACCGAAAAGGAAAACGGCTCCAGAACCCAAGTGTCCAACATTCTATAA
- the LOC131888115 gene encoding uncharacterized protein LOC131888115 — translation MRSPDFPSNPETHTVMSFQEQTADYWIQKLGLWPHPGHETGFLNEVFRDAFQVSGWNGDPRNSATNIYFLHKPVDSPLNDATVLFRMKNNELLNFYCGHPLTLYIMEDGSKCSEFKSVVLGPNPEENQCFFFAIPRNTWFVRRLESTQANAFTLIGCTVVPGYNDADIETKTWGEIKSSE, via the exons ATGAGAAGTCCTGATTTTCCATCCAATCCGGAAACCCACACGGTCATGTCATTTCAAGAGCAGACTGCGGACTATTGGATCCAAAAGCTGGGTCTTTGGCCCCACCCAGGACATGAGACCGGGTTCTTGAACGAGGTGTTTCGAGACGCATTTCAAGTCTCGGGCTGGAACGGAGACCCACGAAATTCGGCCACCAATATCTATTTTCTGCACAAGCCCGTCG ACTCGCCGTTGAATGACGCAACAGTCCTGTTCCGGATgaagaacaatgagctgttgaACTTCTACTGCGGCCATCCGTTAACCTTGTACATCATGGAGGATGGCAGCAAGTGCTCAGAGTTCAAGAGCGTAGTTCTGGGACCCAATCCCGAGGAAAAccaatgtttcttttttgccattccTCGAAATACCTGGTTTGTTCGACGTCTCGAAAGCACCCAAGCCAATGCCTTTACCCTCATTGGATGTACCGTGGTGCCTGGGTACAATGATGCCGATATTGAAACCAAAACCTGGGGCGAAATAAAGTCCTCAGAGTAG